GACTCCCCCAGAAGGTTAAGTCATATTACAGATGACCCAAAACTCCAGGGTTTCTGATTTGGTAGGTCAGATGAGGGACCTGAGAAATGTCATTTCTAATAAGAAATAAGTTGTAACGGTGCCAGGTCCTGGGACCCATGCTTTCAAAGCTACCAGGAGAGATAAGAAATGGTTTTCCTATTACACTCAGCCTGTTTCAGAATGGGGTACTCCCTGTGCCCTTAGGAAAGTAACTTGTATCAAATGTACCTACCAGTTTTAAAAGGGCATGAAAAGGATACTTTGTCAGTATTTGAGTCCCTGGGTAGGGTGTTCTGGATGCTTTCAGCATGGATCCAAGGCAAGGCATGAATAACAGTCCAGTCATGTGCCTCTGGGACTCCTTCCTTGCCTTAactttcagatatttttttttcttacaagtaTGGCTTTGAACGCCCACATTAACTCTTTGTCACTGGAGAGTATCATGTCCTCCAGACTTGGGATCAAATTCCATTTCCTGTGTACCCCAAGCAGCCTAAAAACTGGATTCTTTGTAAAGTGCTCAAGCTGGCAGAAGATACAATTAAGATTTTGAAGTTGTTTGGCAATTTATGTCTATGTGATAGTTTGGCAGGATGATCTTAAGTTCTTTTAAACTTTCTGAGCGCTCACCACAAGCAAACTGAGACAGgccgccccacccccaactcccagcATTCAACCATGTTTGTCCTCTGCCCACAGGGGGTGCTGCAGAATGTGAGGTTTGTCTTTGGAACGACCCCAGAAGACATTCTCAGGAACAAAGGCTGCTCCAGCTGTGAGTACCCCTATGTTTTAAGATTTGGAGAATTCTGAGAAATATAAGCAGTAGGGTGCATACACAACATCTCAGGGGAATAGAGTTGGCTTGCACCCACTCTGTCATCCCAAAGGAAATGTCTTTTACAACCCAGAACCCAAAGGGTGGGCTGGTGGGATCAGCTTTTGAAACCTTGAATCAGCTATCAATTATGTTACATCTTATTTCTTAGCAGCTACCAACGTCCTTCTCACCCTTGACAACAACGTGGTGAACGGTTCCAGCCCTGCTATCCGCACCAACTACATCGGCCACAAAACAAAGGACCTCCAAGCTATCTGTGGCCTCTCCTGTGACGAACTATCCAGCATGGTCCTGGAACTGAATGGCCTGCGCACCATCGTGACCACGCTACAGGACAGCATCCGCAAAGTGGTCAgtggcctcccctcccatttgcCAGCTCTTGGAGATCACCACAGGTGGTCCCGCAGGTGTCTGGACACTCAGGATCCTTCTCCCCTTTCAGACGGAGGAGAACAGAGAGCTGGTCAGTGAGCTGAGGCGGCCTCCCCTCTGCTTTCACAATGGAGTCCAGTACAAGAACAACGAGGAGTGGACTGTGGATAGCTGCACAGAGTGTCACTGCCAGGTAAGAGACACCCACGGACCACAGAAAGACACGGGGACATGTGTCTCCGGAGATACGTAAATGACCGcgcacatttttaaatgttctctggCCTGCTgccaaagtgattttttttttgtaatgacaTCTACAAATTCCTCTTTAAATCTCAAAAGGTTTATCTTAATAATACCCCGGGCTAAGCAGCTAAGAGAACAAATCTATCTAAACATTGGAATGACTTACCTGCTTTAGTTCAAAGACCAAGTATTGAGTGTCAGATATATAAAACCCGCTTAAAGCATTCGGTTTTGGCCAGCCCTAATTTGTATTCAGCTCTGGCAGGCAGATTCTCTGGCTCACAGGGAAAAGTTTAAATGCAAATCACTGATGACTGAATTTGAGACACAACTTCAGTTAAGTTCCCATTTCCCTCTTAATATGTGATAAAACCTTATCTACATTTGAGATACTTACTGATGGGACCTGCAAAGTCTGTTGCTTTCCCTTATGCAAATGTGTTGTTCTGTAACTTCCACCCCTGACTGAGTAGCAGTTAAAAAGAACTTTCCCAAAGAATGGAGTGAGAATTAGCCCTGGAACTGTATACCTCTGGGGACTACAGATCCAGCAGAGACATCCCTCCTGTGTCCTGACTTATAATGGCGATGTCACAGAAAGCTCCTCTCGGCAATATGCTTGGTAacacctttccctctccttctcttgccTTGCAGAACTCGGTTACCATCTGCAAAAAGGTGTCCTGTCCCATCATGCCCTGCTCCAACGCCACAGTTCCTGATGGTGAATGCTGCCCACGGTGTTGGCGTAAGTTTCTAAAATGGTGTAGCCATCCCTCAGTGGCTAGCTCAGTTTTGGGGCATCCTGACAGCTGGGCACAACACCGGAGCCCAGCCCCTCACAGCTCCATCAGACATTCCTGTCAGATTCTTGAAGATAGACTGGAGTAACTCTCAGCTAGTCTGTTGTAAAGGCTGGAGTAACTCTCAGCTAGTCTATTACAGAGCCTAGACCTCCATGGGGACTAAAGCTTAACCACCCATCAGGGTTATGGCATAGGCAATGGATGATCTTAGCAGAGCTTATAGATTCTGGTTTTATGCTATGAGGGGAGAGATGGATACAGCAGTAGACTTAAGCTGGTTGCTTTTAGAAATTGATCTTGTTGTTAGAGAAAAAATGATCTACTGGAGAACGGGACAGAAACTGGTGTAAGCATTGGGTTGAGGCTTGAAAAGCCACCTGTGTTATCTGCAGTGAGTGGAGGCCTAAGGGCTTAGCATCTGTTCAATTTCCAGGGCAGTAAAAGAAGTCAGCCACTATACTGCTGTGTAACACTCTGCCTCCGGGGCTTGTTGCCAGTATAATCACTTTGCTAAGGAGATACCTTATGCAGAAGGTACAAGTCATAAAAGTGGCTCATCATGCCTAACAAAGAAATCAGGGATGCTTAATTGcccttcactcacacacacacagagttgcacACATGAGCCACAGCTCAAAATCATCAATCCCATGGTAGCAATTTTGGCATAAtactgtttttctgtgtatccacTTCTGTCCAACCTCTATCTGAGGGTGAGTTACAGGGAACAAAGCCTGCTGAGAGCTAGCAGAGCTCTGAGCTTGAGCTAGGGGTTGTTAGGAAAATGTTCATTGATGgcaaaaacaaagccaagttCCCTGTCCTCTGATAGACAGGCGTGATGGTCGTCACGGTGTCTGTGCGGACAGCAAACAAACACCCTCTCCTCTTGAGAAAGTGTACAAAACACCAGAGGCCAGCATGAGGAAAACAAACTGATCCACCTCATggttgaggcagaggcagagccccAGGCAAACCGCCTCCCAACGTGGACCAGGGCTTCCCTGATAGTCAGAAGTGATGCAGAGCAGCTGCCTGGCAGACTGGCGTCCTTGGGCACCAGCATGGGAACATCTAAGACAACCTAAGTCAGGAAAGGGGAGCTTGCTTGAGATGCACATGGGAGAATCCATGATGGGTGAACAGGAGAGTGCATGCTGTGAGCCGGCTCAGCTGTAAGGGCCATGCAGAGCGTGCCATCAGCCCGGACCTCTGCGTGTGATGACCTGGGATGAACTCCTGGACCGCTGGCCACAGACTTGTGCTACTCGGGCTAGGGAGACCTCATGCAGGACACACTGGCATGTCTGTAGTTGAAAATATTACTGCATGCTTAAGATTTGCTTGTGCCTGTGAAATGAGGGATGTGTGACTTGGCTCCATTATCATTATCACTTCCCAAGACTCTTGTATAGTAAAGCGTCTGGTGTACAAAAATGGACACAATCTCTATTTGTTAATCAAGCTTCCGTTAAGCTAGGAgtatgaaaaaaaagaaggatttaaaaaagaaaaaagaaagaaagaaagaaacctattGCCTTACCACCTCTGGCTATAAAGGGCCATAAgcatataagtaaataaactgGCTAAAGAACAGTTTATCTTAGACATGAGATGCTAACGACCTCATTTCTCCCCACAGCCAGCGACTCTGCTGACGATGGCTGGTCTCCCTGGTCTGAGTGGACTTCCTGCTCTGCCACATGTGGCAACGGGATTCAGCAACGGGGTCGTTCCTGTGACAGCCTCAACAACAGATGCGAGGGCTCTTCAGTACAGACGAGGACCTGCCACATTCAGGAGTGCGACAAAAGATGTAAGCATCATGGCCGCCAAGGGTGGCAATCTCACCCCAATGCTTTCCTCCTCACGGAGAGCAGCTCCGTAGCAGGGAGCCTGAGAATGCACCTTCTGAGCCTGGGCTCTCAGTCTCAATCACACCTCTAACCTCTGCGCTCTTGAGCATGACCCTGAGGCTCCTCCTCATCTGTAACGTGAGAATAATAACCATTCTTGATAAAGTTTAGCCATTTTCTCTAGATAATTCACAAGAAACAATCAGAATAGATCTGGGCTCCTGACCAGCAACCTATAAATATTAGGTTGTTGACAGCAACTCGAACACACAGACAAATACCATCTTCCCTATACTTTCTCCACTGATGTGTGGCAGTAGTCAGTTTCTACAATACACTAGTTTAAGCTGCTGTTGGTCGGCTGCGGGAATGATCGCGTGCCGAGACTTGCTGTGTGGCCCCCTCCAAGGCGGCACCATGTGTGACCATCGGCTTTGCCCTGCAGTTAAACAGGATGGTGGCTGGAGTCACTGGTCCCCATGGTCGTCCTGTTCTGTGACCTGTGGTGACGGTGTGATCACAAGGATCCGGCTCTGCAACTCCCCCAGTCCCCAGATGAACGGGAAGCCCTGTGAAGGTGAAGCCCGGGAGACCAAAGCCTGCAAGAAAGACGCCTGCCCAAGTAAGTGTGGGCCTGACCTGGGGAGACATGGGAGGCAGCTCTACCCAGCTGGTGGCCTGCTCTCTGCGGCTCAGTGGACCATGGGGCATGGGAGCTCACGCGctagagaaacaaacagaaatcaagtCCTGCCTGCTCAGCAGCTTCttttaatgaaaaacagaaagcaaaacatcTCAGCCTCCCCAGTTCCCAAAGATTCTTCTCATGGGCCAGCTTAGAAGGCGTGCGAAACCTGCTCGGGACAGGCTTCTGGCACAGATAAGGCACCTGAAAGCTGAATTTTCACATGTGACTCATTTCCTTACAGTCAATGGAGGCTGGGGTCCCTGGTCACCATGGGACATCTGCTCTGTCACCTGTGGAGGAGGAGTGCAGAGACGCAGCCGACTCTGTAACAACCCTGCACCCCAGTTTGGAGGCAAGGACTGTGTTGGCGATGTGACAGAAAATCAAGTTTGCAACAAGCAGGACTGTCCGATTGGTAAGCTGCGAAGCCAGGGACTttctcttttatgaatgttgTAGTCAGTATTCACTGGGTGCGGGGAGGTGGAGGGGGCCATATTTGATTGGCCCTAGTGGTTTGATTACTGTAAGATGCAAGGCAACCATTTCCGGTAACAGAGACCCTGCAATGTCTTATTCTGTTTTAAGCAGTACATGGCAGTGTCAGCAACTTAGACCTGAGCACTTACCCACCTGTCTCTTACCTCTCCTCAGATGGATGCCTGTCCAATCCCTGCTTTGCTGGTGCCAAGTGTACTAGCTACCCTGATGGTAGCTGGAAATGTGGTGCATGTCCTCCTGGCTACAGTGGAAATGGCATCCAGTGCAAAGACGTCGATGAGGTAGGCGGCCAATGGCTCCGAGTTATCAGAATGAAGAAAGCAGATAACCCGGTCCAGGGCCCTTCCTTAAAACAGCATTTGCCAAGTGTTAAGCAAACTCTCATTTCCTCCATAGTGCAAAGAAGTGCCTGATGCTTGCTTCAATCACAACGGAGAACATCGATGCAAGAACACGGATCCTGGCTACAACTGCCTGCCCTGCCCGCCACGATTCACTGGCTCACAGCCCTTTGGCCGAGGTGTCGAACATGCCATGGCCAACAAACAGGTATAGTAGACAAGTAGGCCAGAGTAGAAGAGAGCTGTCTTTGGTCAAACAATGAACAGACAGAGAGGGTACTGGTTGCAGTCTCAGATATGTGAATAGTCTGGGCTGAAAGAAGCGGTGATCAGATAGGCTTGCTCGAGATGAGCTGCTCCAAGAAAAGCCAGTGTAAATCAGCATTTGCCAATAGCCAGGATATCCTCAAAGAGAATGGAGAGGGACAGAATAATCCCATCTTTCTCCCAAATGGGGCTGCTGTCTGTTTCAGGGTGGGAGGAATCTGGACCTTTGGTGGCTTGGGACTTTTAGACATTCTGTGATAGCATTGGGATGCTGTATCCTCAGGTGTGCAAACCTCGAAACCCCTGCACCGACGGGACACATGACTGCAACAAGAACGCCAAGTGCAACTACCTGGGTCACTACAGCGACCCCATGTACCGCTGTGAGTGCAAGCCCGGCTACGCAGGCAATGGCATCATCTGCGGAGAGGACACAGACCTGGACGGCTGGCCTAATGAAAACCTGGTGTGTGTGGCCAACGCAACCTACCACTGCAAAAAGGTACAGCCAGCTTCCCCCGTGGACTTCCCTCTCAGGGATGGACCAAGGAATTCTGAATGTTGGAAAACTGATGATGAAACAAGGGTTGAGCCCCCCAAAGGCAGAAGGACATTGACCCTCATTCACATGGAGTCGTCCCGTGCCAGATGACTCTTTGGCTCTTTGGGCGTTTATCTCCCAGCAAGACTGCTGTACTGATACACTGCAGGGCATGATTTGTGTTCATGGCATATATGAAGCCTAGAGCATTTGTACCAACTGCACATAAGCAATCTCCCAAATAGCTTCCATGGCTTCACCTTCCCATTAAACACATGGCGGTACCTGAGTGTCTTAATAGGCTATCCTGGCGTGTCCCCACAGCGTGTGCCAAACAAGCGAATGCTAACTATGTCTCCTTCTTCTTTAGGACAACTGCCCCAACCTTCCCAACTCAGGGCAGGAAGACTATGACAAGGATGGGATTGGCGATGCCTGTGATGACGACGATGACAATGACAAGATCCCCGATGACAGGGTAGGGAAAATATGCTCTCCATTCCTCTTTCATCCTCATGGTGTGATGACAACCTGAAACACTAGGATACAAGGGATCACAGAGTGATAGCAAAAACATAGACCAAGCTCATATAGAGAATAATTAGAAAGTTGTGATCCTCAGTGATTTGAGGACACAGGTGTTGATAGAATTATTAAAGTGAGTTTCATTTTTCATCACAGACTACCCCAGTTTGAACATGTGGCATTCCGTTCCACAGATTCGATTCAGATACAATGTCTAAATGAgtgtatttttataatgaaagtgGGGATACCATGATTATGTACTATCCAGTCTTCATCCACGGTGTCCTCCTGTCTGGGAATTTCACTTATGCTGAATACTCAATCAGTATATGGACCAAGTTCTAGATAACTGTGGTAGATCTTTGAGGGTTTTCAATACTGTGAATGGGGTTGACAGCATCAGCTGATTTCCTAGGCAGCGCTGTAGAGAGTCCATCTTTTCTCTTTGCAGGACAACTGTCCATTCCATTACAACCCAGCCCAGTATGACTATGACAGAGATGATGTGGGAGACCGCTGCGACAACTGCCCCTACAACCACAACCCTGACCAAGCAGACACAGACAACAATGGGGAGGGCGATGCCTGTGCTGTGGACATCGATGGAGATGGTAAGGGCCCTGGCCTGGCAGCCCGAAGGGACACAGACAGCACAGCTTACTGAGTGGCTATTAACGTGTGACTTAGTTAAAGTATATGGGGCTGCAGGACTCATGTACACCTCCTCCATAGGAATCCTCAATGAACGAGACAACTGCCAGTACGTTTACAACGTGGACCAGAGGGACACGGACATGGATGGGGTTGGAGATCAGTGTGACAACTGCCCCCTGGAACACAATCCAGACCAGGTAGGTGAACTCTCATCTCTTGGTGAGGTGTTGTGTCTCCCTTTCCAAGCCTTTAAGACAGTGAATTCAATAGACTCCAAGCCCTCCCTTTACTGGGGTTCCCCAGAGCCATTTGCAGTGTGTGCCTGTACAGTGTCTGCCTGATATAAGCCTCTGGCAAACACTCGCAGAGACTATTATGGAAAGCTTGGGACCTCAGTTTTGATTACAACCACCATTAAGACAAATTACACAAAACAGAGCTGAAGCGGATAGTTCTATAGTTGTATCCAATGCATGTAAAACTGAGAGGAGAGCAGTGTGCAGAAGCAAAACAAGCACCTGTGTGGTGGCCGGGAACAGAGTCTAGTAAACAACGAGGAAGCTAAAATAcgtctcagagctggagagaggtcTGGTTTCTCCTATTCCCCCCCAACGGACCCAGCTTCATTCTCCTCCCAGCCTGAGCTGCAAACAGCCATTAATGCCCAGGCTTCTGGTACCAGAGAGCTTCCCTCTGTCTCATTGTGCATCATTGTTTTCTAGGAATAAAGTAAAttgattcttcttttttcctaaaaCGATGGTTCTAAGTGGTTCAGTGTTCAGAAATTTGAGTAGATTGTTTTTCTAAGGATTAGATAAAAGAGAATTCAAGTTACTCCTAATACTTACCCTGATGGAGTCGTATCATGCTAAAAGCAAGATGACTTCAAGCCACTGTCACAGGAAACCATGAGGGCCAGTATTAGCTTCAGGTCACACAGTACTGAGATCATCTGCTTTGGGTTTGGGTCAATAGACATTAGACATCTTCAATAGCATTTGACCTCACAGGATGAGTTTGGGTTCCTCAGATTAGAATAACTTTTATAAGCAAATTTAAATAGCATACAAAATCTCCAAAGCAAAGAGCATaaattctggaaagaaaacattcagaTTTTAGGTAAACCATCCCAAAGCATCTCGCACGTACTGAATGCTTAGCCCTCTGGGaaaatctattttgaaaaaaTTCTAGTTTGACTTTATCTGAGCCAAAAGATAAAATCTTTATGGGATAAATGTAGAAATCCAAATGctactcaaattaaaaaaataaaaaagccattaATGTCCCATACACATTATACAGACCGTCTGCACTGACTGACCACTGCCACAGTTCGAGGCCTGGAGTAGAAGTTGACCTGTATTTGATTCACCCACTGTTGATGTCTCTCTTCCAGCTGGACTCTGACTCAGACCTCATAGGGGACACCTGTGACAACAATCAGGACATCGATGAGGATGGCCATCAGAACAATCTGGACAACTGTCCCTATGTGCCTAATGCCAACCAGGCCGACCATGATAAAGATGGCAAAGGAGATGCCTGTGACCATGACGATGACAATGATGGCATCCCTGATGACAGAGACAACTGCAGGCTGGTGCCCAATCCTGACCAGAAGGACTCTGATGGTGAGTCACTGTGACCACTGCTAGCTGGCATAACTGACACCTTGGTTGTCTAGATGTAAGGAATAAAAGCAGGGCATCCAAGAGGTCGGAGTAACAAGACACCAGTTTTTGAAAAGATGGTGAATTAGTGACCCACTTACAATAGCAGTTCAGAATTTCACTGAACGCTTGCTTTCTTTGGCCTTAGGTGATGGCCGAGGTGACGCCTGCAAAGATGACTTTGACCATGACAATGTGCCAGACATTGATGACATCTGTCCTGAGAATTTTGATATCAGTGAAACCGATTTCCGACGATTCCAGATGATTCCACTAGATCCCAAAGGAACCTCCCAAAATGACCCTAACTGGGTTGTCCGCCATCAGGGCAAAGAACTCGTCCAGACTGTAAACTGTGACCCTGGACTTGCTGTAGGTGAGTAGTGAGCTCCTTAGATCCAGGTGGGGACACACTGAAAGGGAGCAAACATAAAATCTGTTCATGGGCCCTGTGGCCTTCCACCACTCCGGACATCTAGGAACACTGTAGAGAATGCTGAAAAGCCATAGTCTTTAATCTGACCCTGGCCTTGCCTTCCAGGTTATGATGAGTTTAATGCTGTGGACTTCAGCGGTACCTTCTTCATCAACACTGAGAGAGATGATGACTACGCTGGCTTTGTTTTCGGCTACCAGTCCAGCAGCCGCTTCTACGTAGTGATGTGGAAACAAGTCACCCAGTCCTACTGGGACACCCACCCCACAAGGGCTCAGGGATACTCAGGCCTGTCCGTAAAGGTTGTGAACTCCACCACCGGCCCTGGCGAGCACCTGCGGAACGCACTGTGGCATACAGGAAACACCCCCGGCCAGGTAAGAAGGCTCGATGTCTAGAAGGGAGAGTTGCCAGGGGGGAGTACAGGAGACAGCACTTTGACCAAGGTTCCACTAGGGAATCTTTGCTGTCAAGTTCTCCGCATCACCAACCATGGTACAACATCGTAGAGGGAAGAGGGCTCTGACCAAGAGCTGCCCTTTAAGTACACAGGCAGCTTCAGTCACTTCAAACaaatccctcctttcctttccctctctgctttATGTGCAGTAAGTGAGAGATACCTTGGGGGAAACTCCACACTGGCCCTCTGCAAATATAGCTCAGCTCGGAGCCTTTTCAGCAGTTTGTCGTGGAATGAAATACGAGTCTTCAGAGGGGGGCTGTGTTTCAACCTTTCCTGCTCCCTTTCCTTCAGGTGCGCACCCTGTGGCATGACCCTCGCCACATCGGCTGGAAAGATTTCACTGCGTACAGATGGCGTCTCAGCCACAGGCCAAAGACCGGTTTTATCAGGTAAGACTGCAGGAATTAAATTTCACTGTACACACACCAAATAGGCTGGAAGGATAAGACCGAGAAGTGACAGTCTCATgagtgagatttttttcttcttcttctgtgcaGAGTGGTGAtgtatgaaggaaagaaaatcatggCTGACTCCGGACCCATCTATGACAAAACCTACGCCGGCGGTAGACTAGGCCTGTTCGTCTTCTCTCAAGAAATGGTGTTCTTCTCGGACATGAAATACGAGTGTCGAGGTAGGAGAGACACTGTGGTGTACAGTTAACGTGTCTACAGATTAATAAGGTTAACAATGATGGGAGGGTCTGATTTAAAGACTCTGTTGGGGAGggggttctggtttgtttttttgttatttttcttttgaggatACAATACCAAACAAGAAATACTGTCTATGCAATCCTGAATCTATATCAGGACAACTAGCTTGGCCAGCAGTCTCTGAACTCCTCCTCAGAGGCAGACAGTAAGCAAGTAGCTACGAGCATTACCCCTCACTGGCAACACCTTGAAGCTCTATGCGTTTCTTTCTCACACACTTGGCCTGTGGTTTTATTCATACCCTCACAGCACCAGCTGGCCTCCAAGCGCAGCAGCAAGAGTATTAATGTTCACTAATAGCCTTAGCTTTCTTGCCTCCATTTTCTTCACGTGATGACTTAAACTCTTGAGACCGGACCTACAGCAGGGGAACTGCTCAGTACATATTTACTGAGTCAGATGTCTGCAAGTGCAAAGGCACTGGGTATTAAGATCAGAGACATCGAGAAtagagtctcaccaacatggttgcctaaacatgacctgaacaagggTGACATTAGTAGACTTGCTAGTgtggattgggggaggggagacgaCCAGGATTCATGTTCTGTCCCTGTCAGTGACAGTAATGCCTGAGCCTGATGATGACTACTAGGGTGGTCGCGTGCTTGCTGattcattttcatgtatgtgcatctttgtttgtttaacaGATTCCTAATCATCAGCTGCCAATCATAGCCAGCGCTGGCAATGCACCTTCTGAAACCAAGGGCTAGAGAAAACGCCCCTGCCGGGATGGCTTTTCCCTGCCTCCCTTGCCTCTCTTCTTGCATAGTGTGGACTTGTAGAGCCTGTGACCTGCCTCAAGAAAATGCAGTTTTCAAACCCAGACTCAGCACTTGGCCTTTAATGAATGAGAATGCATCTTCCAAGACCATGAAGAATGACTTGGGTTTGCTTTTGGGAAAGCAAAAGTGACTATGTACTTCCCATCGGGAAGGTGCCCGCTCCGCTCTGCCTTACTCACAGAGCCAGAACTTCTTCGAGGCCACCTCTGAacagcacacacagaagcatTGTCAGGCAtgtcaaagcaaaaaaaaaaaaaaaaagactcactaGAACTCACCACCAAACCACCTCTGACATAGGTCCTGAGGTGTGGGGTGGCAGGAGCCAAAGCTCTAGGGAGGGCACGTACCCAAGAGAcggctgtctgaagacagtatgGAAGGGCTGTTCGGTACTAAGTCATTTTCAGGGGACAGACAGACTTGCTGCATTTCCGCACGCTGCTGGTGAGAGCTGATTGACCCAATCTTCTACACAGGCACTTGAGcaagcagggaagggagggagatccCGGCTTCTGGACTTCCTCCCTTTGGGCACATCTCACCTGCAGTGGCCAGGGTAGGGGTCAGAAGTGTGGGCTGTGCGGGCTGCCCTTGGCTGGTCACGCTGAAACTGTTAGCTTATTCTGCATGTACAACATGCATATGCATAAGGAGAGCCAGAGATCCCTACCCGCTCAGTGAGCTCTAGCTGCGTCCGCAGAGGGGCAGTGCGCCTTGACTTTATGGTTAGAAAGGCACAAAATTTCTATCAACCTAACTAaaacattccttttctttctttctttctttctttctttctttctttccctcaattaccatagatttTTCCAaatctcttttggtttttgtttaacAAACGCtttaataatgtaatatatttatttgctCCCCTATTCTGGAGGGTTCATCAGAAGAATTGTTACTGAAACAGGAAGCGTGGGACTATCGGAATCATCTTCGTAGTGAGTCTTTATGACTGTAAGATTGTAAATACAGATTATTTATTAACCCTGTTCTACCTGGAATTAGACTGCATATAGCAAATATTTGCAAGCAGGTAGCTGAGGCGGATCAGCAAACCCGTGTGTGGAAAGCAGCGGAAGCTGCTGCCTCTCATTTGGGGCTCACAGTGAATGATTTGGACTCCTTTGgctttctccctttgttttctctgtattttccagTGGAATTAGGGGGCAGCCCATTTGCATTTGCTCCTTCTtgtaaaggaagccaggagcatgCTAAGGCTGGCCCACACCACCCCGTGTGCCTATTTCCAGGGAGAAgaaaacacatctttttttttttttttttttttcatttttttcccaaaagagACAAAGGTGGAACTTATACACAAATATTACCTCATTTGTTGTGTGACTGAGAAAAGAATTTTGGATcaagaagaaagagtttaagTGTCAATAAACTTAAAACTACTGTTGTGTTTAAAAAGTCGGCGTTGTACATAGCATAAAAATCCTTTGCAGAGGATGATCCCAAGAAAGAAATAGCTTTGAAATGTTAAGTACAACTTCTCAAAGTTCTGGTTTTGTTCTATCATCTTGTACAccgttgcttttatttttataaattattttctcattgccATTGGAATAGAGATCTCAGACTATGTAGATAtgctatttaaataatttatcagGAAATACTGCC
The DNA window shown above is from Mus pahari chromosome 3, PAHARI_EIJ_v1.1, whole genome shotgun sequence and carries:
- the Thbs1 gene encoding thrombospondin-1 isoform X1, encoding MELLRGLGVMFLLHMCGSNRIPESGGDNGVFDIFELIGGARRGPGRRLVKGQDLSSPAFRIENANLIPAVPDDKFQDLLDAVRADKGFIFLASLRQMKKTRGTLLAVERKDNTGQIFSVVSNGKAGTLDLSLSLPGKQQVVSVEEALLATGQWKSITLFVQEDRAQLYIDCDKMESAELDVPIQSIFTRDLASVARLRVAKGDVNDNFQGVLQNVRFVFGTTPEDILRNKGCSSSATNVLLTLDNNVVNGSSPAIRTNYIGHKTKDLQAICGLSCDELSSMVLELNGLRTIVTTLQDSIRKVTEENRELVSELRRPPLCFHNGVQYKNNEEWTVDSCTECHCQNSVTICKKVSCPIMPCSNATVPDGECCPRCWPSDSADDGWSPWSEWTSCSATCGNGIQQRGRSCDSLNNRCEGSSVQTRTCHIQECDKRFKQDGGWSHWSPWSSCSVTCGDGVITRIRLCNSPSPQMNGKPCEGEARETKACKKDACPINGGWGPWSPWDICSVTCGGGVQRRSRLCNNPAPQFGGKDCVGDVTENQVCNKQDCPIDGCLSNPCFAGAKCTSYPDGSWKCGACPPGYSGNGIQCKDVDECKEVPDACFNHNGEHRCKNTDPGYNCLPCPPRFTGSQPFGRGVEHAMANKQVCKPRNPCTDGTHDCNKNAKCNYLGHYSDPMYRCECKPGYAGNGIICGEDTDLDGWPNENLVCVANATYHCKKDNCPNLPNSGQEDYDKDGIGDACDDDDDNDKIPDDRDNCPFHYNPAQYDYDRDDVGDRCDNCPYNHNPDQADTDNNGEGDACAVDIDGDGILNERDNCQYVYNVDQRDTDMDGVGDQCDNCPLEHNPDQLDSDSDLIGDTCDNNQDIDEDGHQNNLDNCPYVPNANQADHDKDGKGDACDHDDDNDGIPDDRDNCRLVPNPDQKDSDGDGRGDACKDDFDHDNVPDIDDICPENFDISETDFRRFQMIPLDPKGTSQNDPNWVVRHQGKELVQTVNCDPGLAVGYDEFNAVDFSGTFFINTERDDDYAGFVFGYQSSSRFYVVMWKQVTQSYWDTHPTRAQGYSGLSVKVVNSTTGPGEHLRNALWHTGNTPGQVRTLWHDPRHIGWKDFTAYRWRLSHRPKTGFIRVVMYEGKKIMADSGPIYDKTYAGGRLGLFVFSQEMVFFSDMKYECRDS
- the Thbs1 gene encoding thrombospondin-1 isoform X2 gives rise to the protein MELLRGLGVMFLLHMCGSNRIPESGGDNGVFDIFELIGGARRGPGRRLVKGQDLSSPAFRIENANLIPAVPDDKFQDLLDAVRADKGFIFLASLRQMKKTRGTLLAVERKDNTGQIFSVVSNGKAGTLDLSLSLPGKQQVVSVEEALLATGQWKSITLFVQEDRAQLYIDCDKMESAELDVPIQSIFTRDLASVARLRVAKGDVNDNFQGVLQNVRFVFGTTPEDILRNKGCSSSTNVLLTLDNNVVNGSSPAIRTNYIGHKTKDLQAICGLSCDELSSMVLELNGLRTIVTTLQDSIRKVTEENRELVSELRRPPLCFHNGVQYKNNEEWTVDSCTECHCQNSVTICKKVSCPIMPCSNATVPDGECCPRCWPSDSADDGWSPWSEWTSCSATCGNGIQQRGRSCDSLNNRCEGSSVQTRTCHIQECDKRFKQDGGWSHWSPWSSCSVTCGDGVITRIRLCNSPSPQMNGKPCEGEARETKACKKDACPINGGWGPWSPWDICSVTCGGGVQRRSRLCNNPAPQFGGKDCVGDVTENQVCNKQDCPIDGCLSNPCFAGAKCTSYPDGSWKCGACPPGYSGNGIQCKDVDECKEVPDACFNHNGEHRCKNTDPGYNCLPCPPRFTGSQPFGRGVEHAMANKQVCKPRNPCTDGTHDCNKNAKCNYLGHYSDPMYRCECKPGYAGNGIICGEDTDLDGWPNENLVCVANATYHCKKDNCPNLPNSGQEDYDKDGIGDACDDDDDNDKIPDDRDNCPFHYNPAQYDYDRDDVGDRCDNCPYNHNPDQADTDNNGEGDACAVDIDGDGILNERDNCQYVYNVDQRDTDMDGVGDQCDNCPLEHNPDQLDSDSDLIGDTCDNNQDIDEDGHQNNLDNCPYVPNANQADHDKDGKGDACDHDDDNDGIPDDRDNCRLVPNPDQKDSDGDGRGDACKDDFDHDNVPDIDDICPENFDISETDFRRFQMIPLDPKGTSQNDPNWVVRHQGKELVQTVNCDPGLAVGYDEFNAVDFSGTFFINTERDDDYAGFVFGYQSSSRFYVVMWKQVTQSYWDTHPTRAQGYSGLSVKVVNSTTGPGEHLRNALWHTGNTPGQVRTLWHDPRHIGWKDFTAYRWRLSHRPKTGFIRVVMYEGKKIMADSGPIYDKTYAGGRLGLFVFSQEMVFFSDMKYECRDS